The following proteins are co-located in the Vigna angularis cultivar LongXiaoDou No.4 chromosome 2, ASM1680809v1, whole genome shotgun sequence genome:
- the LOC108328586 gene encoding heavy metal-associated isoprenylated plant protein 23, translated as MGVGDYLSDLMGTGSGSRQHSSNSRKQLQTVELRVTMDCDGCVLKVKKTLSSLDGVESVEINRKQQKVTVTGYVEANKVLKKAKSIGKKAEIWPYVPYSMVANPYTVQAYDRKAPPGYVRRVDNSATIGTVTTYGDPYTTMFSDENPNACSII; from the exons ATGGGAGTTGGAGATTACTTGTCTGATCTAATGGGCACTGGTAGTGGAAGCCGCCAACACAGCAGCAATAGCAGAAAGCAATTGCAGACCGTAGAGCTGAGGGTGACGATGGATTGTGATGGCTGTGTGCTCAAGGTTAAGAAAACTCTCTCTTCGTTAGATG GAGTAGAATCAGTGGAGATAAACAGGAAACAGCAGAAAGTGACGGTGACTGGTTATGTGGAAGCAAACAAGGTGCTAAAGAAGGCGAAGTCAATAGGGAAGAAGGCTGAGATATGGCCTTACGTGCCTTACAGCATGGTGGCAAATCCTTATACTGTTCAAGCTTATGACAGGAAGGCTCCTCCGGGTTACGTGAGGAGAGTGGACAACTCTGCCACCATTGGAACAGTGACAACTTATGGAGATCCATACACCACCATGTTCAGTGATGAAAACCCAAATGCATGTTCCATCATCTAG
- the LOC108329764 gene encoding uncharacterized protein LOC108329764 produces the protein MDSESEVPDSQPHPLSSQTVDACHDMNSLEDLANRGAWRSVIDKVSRARALSLLHKPHDHLTYLAFNALAFTKLRRFNEASAELDSLEDLDSSHYRYETYPKIYPNRVGSMVPFSLRWLHALIPIKLGQRQQGMDRFYTLLDFVRGKIREKGENNNLGVSLKLWRKREVFVVNCIIGHHLSQKEFGVCLSLMKELLSRDDGSDPLLVSQLGYMQLQIGDLEGAKVSFLKVESEGKNNGSLSEVEFKNLVNRNKALVYLVGKDYVSAVREYEECIERDSADVVAVNNKALCLMYLRDLSDSIKVLESALERVPTVALNETLVVNLCSMYELAYVNHSDIKRTLSNWIARVAPDDFDASCTRT, from the coding sequence ATGGACTCGGAATCTGAAGTCCCTGATTCTCAACCGCACCCTCTCTCGAGCCAAACTGTGGACGCGTGTCACGACATGAATTCCCTTGAAGACCTCGCGAACCGCGGCGCGTGGCGTTCAGTCATCGACAAGGTCTCCCGCGCCCGCGCCCTGTCTCTCCTCCACAAGCCCCACGACCACCTCACATACCTCGCCTTCAACGCCCTCGCATTCACAAAACTGCGTCGTTTCAACGAAGCCTCGGCGGAGCTGGATTCCCTCGAAGACCTCGATAGTTCCCACTACCGCTACGAAACCTACCCCAAAATCTACCCTAACCGGGTGGGATCGATGGTCCCTTTCTCCCTCCGGTGGCTCCACGCCCTAATTCCAATCAAACTAGGGCAACGTCAGCAGGGAATGGATCGCTTCTACACACTCCTTGACTTCGTGCGCGGGAAGATCAGGGAAAAGGGGGAAAACAACAACCTCGGCGTCTCCCTTAAACTTTGGCGTAAACGAGAGGTTTTTGTCGTGAATTGCATCATAGGGCACCATTTGAGTCAGAAAGAGTTCGGCGTGTGTTTGAGTTTGATGAAGGAGCTTCTCTCTCGCGATGATGGTTCGGACCCTTTGTTGGTTTCGCAACTTGGGTATATGCAGTTGCAGATTGGGGACTTGGAGGGTGCGAAAGTTTCTTTTTTGAAGGTGGAGAGTGAGGGAAAGAACAATGGGTCGTTGAGCGAGGTTGAGTTTAAGAACCTTGTGAATAGGAACAAGGCGTTGGTGTATTTGGTTGGTAAGGATTATGTCTCGGCGGTGAGAGAGTACGAAGAGTGCATTGAGAGGGACAGCGCGGATGTCGTGGCTGTGAATAACAAGGCTCTGTGTTTGATGTATCTTAGGGACTTGTCGGATTCTATTAAGGTGTTGGAGAGTGCTCTTGAGAGAGTTCCCACGGTGGCTCTCAATGAGACGCTTGTTGTCAATTTGTGTAGTATGTATGAATTAGCGTATGTTAATCACTCTGATATTAAGAGAACGCTTAGTAATTGGATTGCTCGTGTTGCACCTGATGATTTTGATGCATCTTGTACTCGTACATGA